A window of the Ammospiza nelsoni isolate bAmmNel1 chromosome 29, bAmmNel1.pri, whole genome shotgun sequence genome harbors these coding sequences:
- the LOC132085149 gene encoding olfactory receptor 14J1-like: protein MSNSSSISHFLLLALADTRQLQLLHFCLLLGTSLAALLGNGLIISAVACGHQLHTPMFFFLLNLALSDLGSICTTVPKAMHNSLWDTRDISYTGCASQLFFFVFFISAEYFLLTIMCYDRYVSICKPLHYGTLLGSRACAHMAAAAWASAFLYSLLHTASTFSLPLCHGNALDQFFCEIPQILKLSCSLSYLRELGLIAVSVCLVFGCFVFIVFSYVQIFRVVLRIPSEQGQHKAFSTCLPHLAVVSLFISTAVFANLKPPSMSSPSLDLAMSVLYSVVTPALNPLIYSLRNQELKAAVRRLMTGCFQEH, encoded by the coding sequence atgtccaacagcagctccatcagccacttcctcctgctggcattggcagacacgcggcagctgcagctcctgcacttctgcctcttgctgggcacctccctggctgccctcctgggcaacggtctcatcatcagcgccgtagcctgcggccaccaactgcacacgcccatgttcttcttcctgctcaacctggccctcagcgacctgggctccatctgcaccactgtccccaaagccatgcacaattccctctgggacaccagggacatctcCTACACTGGATGTGCTtctcagctctttttttttgttttcttcatctcaGCAGAGTATTTcctcctgaccatcatgtgctacgaccgctacgtgtccatctgcaaacccctgcactacgggaccctcctgggtagcagagcttgtgcccacatggcagcagctgcctgggccagtgcctttctctatTCACTGCTACACACGGCCAGTaccttttccctgcccctgtgccatggcaatgccctggaccagttcttctgtgaaatcccgcagatcctcaagctctcctgctcattATCTTACCTCAGGGAACTTGGGCTCATTGCAGTTAGTGTCTGTTTggtgtttggttgttttgtgttcattgttttctcctatgtgcagatcttcagggttgtgctgaggatcccctctgagcagggacagcacaaagccttttccacctgcctccctcacctggctgtggtctcCCTGTTCATCAGCACTGCAGTGTTTGCAAACCTGAAGCCCccttccatgtcctccccatccctggatctggcaatgtcagttctgtactcggtggttactccagccctgaaccccctcatctacagcctgaggaaccaggagctcaaggctgcagtgaggagaCTGATGACTGGATGCTTTCAGGAACATTAA